The nucleotide sequence ACTGCTGATGGTCGCCGCCACGCTGGTGACGTCGGCACCGACGACCGCGGGCGGGCTGTTCATCGCGAAATAGATCCCCGGTTCGATCACCGACGCGGCGACCATGGCCATGATGGCGACGAAGGATTCCATCAGCATGCCGCCGTAGCCGATGTAGCGCGCATGCGACTCGTTGGCGAGCAACTTCGGCGTGGTGCCGGAAGAAATCAGCGCGTGGAAACCGGACACCGCGCCACAAGCGATGGTGATGAACAGGAATGGGAACATCGTGCCTTTCCACACCGGCCCGGTACCGTCGACGAACTGGGTCAGCGCCGGCATTTTCAGCTCAGGCATAACGATCAGGATGCCGATCGCCAGGGCGATGATGGTGCCGATTTTCAGGAAGGTCGACAGGTAGTCGCGCGGCGCGAGAATCAGCCATACCGGCAACACCGCGGCGACGAAACCGTAGCCGATCAGCATCCAGGTGATTTGCACGCCCGTAAAGGTGAAGCGCGGCCCCCACACCGGGTCAGCGGCAACTACCCCGCCCAGCCAGATCGATCCAAGCAAGAGCAGCACGCCAACCACTGAGATTTCGCCAATCCGGCCTGGGCGGATGTAACGCATGTAGACGCCCATGAACATCGCGATGGGGATGGTCGCCATCACCGTGAACATGCCCCATGGGCTTTCCGCGAGGGCCTTGACCACGATCAGCGACAACACCGCGAGGATAATGATCATGATCAGGAAGCAGCCGAACAGCGCGATGGTGCCGGGAATCCGCCCCATTTCCTCACGGACCATCTCGCCTAGCGAGCGGCCGTCGCGGCGAGTGGACATGAACAGCACCATGAAGTCCTGCACGGCACCGGCCAGCACCACGCCGGCGATCAGCCACAAGGTGCCGGGCAGATAGCCCATCTGGGCGGCCAACACCGGCCCCACCAGTGGTCCCGCGCCGGCGATGGCGGCGAAGTGGTGACCGAACAGCACATGCTTGTTGGTCGGCACATAGTCCAGACCGTCGTTATGCAAGACCGCAGGAGTCGCGCGGGTGGGGTCCAGCTTCATCACCTTTTCGGCAATGAACAGGCTGTAATAGCGGTAGGCAACCAGATAGATGGCGATGGCCGCCACCACGATCCAGAGCGCATTGATGGCTTCGCCACGGCGCAGAGCCACGACCCCCAGGGCACAGGCACCGACTATGGCCAGCACCACCCAGGGAATATGGCGCATAACGCTGTTGTTATTATTCATGGAGAGCTCCAAACGGAAGGACTGACAGGCTGCCGCGTAAGTCTAGACTTGTCTCCGACAAACAACTATCAGACCTTGGTATAGAGCCTGCGCAGCGCTGTTTCAGTGCATAAAAAAGCCGGGGGGACACCCGGCTCTGGTGGGGTGAAGCTCATCCGTCAGGCGGGTTGCTTGGCGTAACGTGCCAGCTGGCTGTCGCGACTCATGACATCCAGAGTCGCGGCCAAAACCTGCTCGCTGGTGGCTTGGGCGCTACTGAAGATGGTGCTGAAGTTTTCGTGGGTGACCTTGGCAAAATGCGCACGGTCGCCTTGCTCCACACCGAGCAAGGTCGCGTAGGCATCGAGCGCTTCGCCTTTGCCTTGGGCCATGTCTTCGGCGATGGAGTCGAGCATGCCGTTCATTGCCAGCATCGAGCGACCGCCATAGCCCAGTTTGACGCTGGAATCGCAGCCGTTGGTGCCGGAAGTCAGACCGAAAGTGGCGTTCCCCGAAGTCCCGTTAGTGGTAGTGGCAATCAGGTGCGGAAACAAGCCACTCTGGCCTTCGAACAACATGTTGCCCCAACCGCACCCTTTGCCACCGGCCTCATTGGCCTGAGCGGCCAGGCTCAGTGCGCTCAGCATCCCAATGATCAAACCCTTGCCCAGCAGTCGCTTGTCCATATGTCCACTCCATAGAGGTATTGTCGTAAAACTGCATTAGCAGCTTTGGCGACACTTCCTATGCTGTCAAACCACAGGCCGCAATGCCGCTACACTGCGCCGGACTTTCCGCCAGGAGGCACCATGTCAACTCGCCAGGACCGCATCATCCTTGCTCCGCCGCTGATCTACCTGATTGCAATCGCCTTGGCCTGGCTACTTGCCGAGCTGTTGCCGCTACCGTTACCGGCGAATGCCTGGACCCGTTATGTGGGCTGGGGCGCCATCGACGCCGGCATCCTCCTGGCCGCGTGGTCGGCGCTGGCGATGGCGCAGCACAAGACCACCATCAACCCTTACAAGAAGCCCAAGCGCCTACTCGAGAGCGGCCCATTTGGCTATTCGCGCAACCCAATCTACCTGGGCTTCAACTTGATTTATTGCGGGATCGGCCTATTGCTGGACAGCGGCTGGCCGTGGATCGTCCTGCCAGTGCTGCTGGTGGTGATGACCCGCGGGGTGATTCTCCCGGAAGAGCAGATTCTCGATCGCCTGTTCGGCGAGAGTTACCGCCGCTACCGCGCTCGTGTGCGGCGCTGGCTATAGTGGATAGAACCTGCCCAGGAGCGCGGATATGAGTAATTCAACAGATGAGCGGCGACGCTTCCACCGCGTGGCCTTCGACGCCAGCACGGAAATAAGCCAGGGCGAGCGCCGCTGGCCGGTGGAGCTGCAGGATTTATCGTTGCACGGCCTGCTGGTCGAACGCCCAGAGGGCTGGGACGGCGACCCGGAGCAACCCTTCGAGGTGTGCATCCACCTGGCCCAGGATGTCGAGCTGAACATGCAAGCGACCTTGGCGCGCAGTCAAGGCCAGCTGCTCGGCTTCGCCTGCCAGCATATCGACCTCGATTCAATCAGCCACCTGCGCCGCCTGGTAGAGCTCAACCTGGGCGACGAAGCGCTGCTAGAGCGGGACTTGGCCGCCCTAGGTAACTAACCGAGGTCGAGCCGAGTTGGACTCGGTGCAACGCAGCCCAACCCGTTCACGCCCTAATCGAACAAAGCATCCAGCGCCTGCTCCAGGCGCGTTACCGCAATCACCTGCAGACCGGCTGGCGCTTCTTTCGGCGCGTTGCCCTTGGGTACGATGGCGCGCTTGAAGCCGTGTTTGGCGGCTTCCTTCAAGCGCTCCTGCCCGCTCGGCACCGGACGCACTTCGCCGGACAAGCCGACCTCGCCGAACACCAGCAAGTCATGCGGTAGCGGCCGATTGCGCAGGCTCGACATGACCGCGGCCATCAGCGCCAGATCGGAGGCGGTTTCCAGCACTTTCACCCCGCCGACCACGTTGAGAAACACATCCTGATCGTGGGTCGGGATGCCGCCATGCCGGTGCAGCACGGCGAGCAGCATGGCCAGACGGTTCTGATCGAGACCCAAGGTGACGCGACGCGGATTGCCCAGATGGCTGGTATCGACCAGCGCCTGCACTTCCACGAGCATCGGCCGGGTGCCTTCCCAA is from Pseudomonas sp. LS44 and encodes:
- a CDS encoding carbon starvation CstA family protein, producing the protein MNNNNSVMRHIPWVVLAIVGACALGVVALRRGEAINALWIVVAAIAIYLVAYRYYSLFIAEKVMKLDPTRATPAVLHNDGLDYVPTNKHVLFGHHFAAIAGAGPLVGPVLAAQMGYLPGTLWLIAGVVLAGAVQDFMVLFMSTRRDGRSLGEMVREEMGRIPGTIALFGCFLIMIIILAVLSLIVVKALAESPWGMFTVMATIPIAMFMGVYMRYIRPGRIGEISVVGVLLLLGSIWLGGVVAADPVWGPRFTFTGVQITWMLIGYGFVAAVLPVWLILAPRDYLSTFLKIGTIIALAIGILIVMPELKMPALTQFVDGTGPVWKGTMFPFLFITIACGAVSGFHALISSGTTPKLLANESHARYIGYGGMLMESFVAIMAMVAASVIEPGIYFAMNSPPAVVGADVTSVAATISSWGFAVTPEMLTATAKDIGENTILARAGGAPTLAVGIAHILHQVLPGENTMAFWYHFAILFEALFILTAVDAGTRAGRFMLQDLLGSFVPALSNTASWGANVVATAGCVALWGWLLYQGVIDPLGGINTLWPLFGISNQMLAGIALMLGTVVLIKMKRQRYVWVTLLPALWLLICTTAAGLIKLFDPNPAVGFVALGQKYSDALAAGQVLAPAKDIAQMQHVIFNAYTNATLTALFLLVVFSVLLFAIKTGIRALSKAERTDREAPFQPIPEA
- a CDS encoding DUF3015 domain-containing protein is translated as MDKRLLGKGLIIGMLSALSLAAQANEAGGKGCGWGNMLFEGQSGLFPHLIATTTNGTSGNATFGLTSGTNGCDSSVKLGYGGRSMLAMNGMLDSIAEDMAQGKGEALDAYATLLGVEQGDRAHFAKVTHENFSTIFSSAQATSEQVLAATLDVMSRDSQLARYAKQPA
- a CDS encoding isoprenylcysteine carboxylmethyltransferase family protein, whose protein sequence is MSTRQDRIILAPPLIYLIAIALAWLLAELLPLPLPANAWTRYVGWGAIDAGILLAAWSALAMAQHKTTINPYKKPKRLLESGPFGYSRNPIYLGFNLIYCGIGLLLDSGWPWIVLPVLLVVMTRGVILPEEQILDRLFGESYRRYRARVRRWL
- a CDS encoding PilZ domain-containing protein, with protein sequence MSNSTDERRRFHRVAFDASTEISQGERRWPVELQDLSLHGLLVERPEGWDGDPEQPFEVCIHLAQDVELNMQATLARSQGQLLGFACQHIDLDSISHLRRLVELNLGDEALLERDLAALGN